A single window of Aspergillus puulaauensis MK2 DNA, chromosome 5, nearly complete sequence DNA harbors:
- a CDS encoding uncharacterized protein (COG:S;~EggNog:ENOG410PU4K;~TransMembrane:1 (o224-246i)), with product MVVKNLPNDGELSMSEVFTPPDECSKSWTFEPAYYNSAKGGLLMQNAVTTGNNDCFPSGFRNMGRVEGHQIYSPGYCAEGYTSAGLNFDGSTTTAVCCPSNFAYYTILTTPNGYDSTMVFAGCTSTYPASSPATTVLARTAVTDTTTSAVKGPVTMWAQPMTIAFAESDLSLFVTSSPTPTSTSRPDSGSIETVSSDGPKSATATPDAPAATESSSSLSTGAKAGIGIGVGGAAVIIIILLSLWFYKSRQKKSNARVATEHNPYMPELSAPPYRRSVSELPGFASPRGYIPEMEDPGSKPSRYAGTRFELAG from the exons ATGGTTGTTAAAAATCTGCCTAATGATGGGGAATTGTCTATGAGTGAGGTCTTTACGCCTCCGGACGAATGCTCGAAGAGCTGGACTTTCGAGCCTGCCTACTATAACAGTGCCAAAGGAGGCCTTCTCATGCAAAATGCCGTGACGACTGGAAACAACGACTGCTTCCCCTCTGGATTTAGGAACATGGGTCGAGTCGAAGGACACCAAATCTATAGCCCAGGATACTGTGCCGAAGGGTATACCTCTGCAGGGTTGAATTTCGACGGGTCAACAACAACTGCCGTGTGCTGTCCTTC AAATTTTGCCTACTACACGATCCTCACGACTCCAAATGGGTACGACAGCACAATGGTGTTCGCCGGGTGCACTAGCACCTATCCTGCTAGCAGCCCGGCAACGACTGTACTGGCCCGCACAGCGGTTACCGACACGACGACAAGTGCAGTTAAAGGACCGGTTACCATGTGGGCACAGCCAATGACGATAGCATTCGCGGAGAGCGATCTCTCGCTCTTCGTTACGAGctctccaacaccaacatctACCTCCAGACCCGATTCCGGTTCCATCGAGACAGTGTCCAGCGATGGTCCCAAATCAGCCACCGCTACTCCAGAtgccccagcagccacggaatcttcatcatcattatcAACCGGAGCAAAGGCAGGAATTGGCATCGGCGTTGGTGGCGCAGCTGTCATTATAATCATCCTCCTATCGTTGTGGTTCTACAAGTCACgacaaaagaaaagcaatGCCCGGGTTGCCACCGAACACAACCCTTATATGCCAGAGCTGTCCGCACCGCCGTATCGTCGCTCCGTCAGTGAGCTACCAGGCTTCGCCTCCCCGCGAGGGTATATTCCAGAAATGGAGGATCCCGGTTCCAAGCCGAGTAGGTACGCCGGCACAAGGTTCGAACTAGCCGGTTGA
- a CDS encoding uncharacterized protein (COG:S;~EggNog:ENOG410PM38;~InterPro:IPR007657;~PFAM:PF04577;~TransMembrane:1 (i12-32o);~go_function: GO:0016757 - transferase activity, transferring glycosyl groups [Evidence IEA]): MGAYKLASPRRAILAPVAVIVVILIFLTSNAYRPLSEENGVPEPAPAGMQTEIPEDDAPQSLDSLSFPADYSPASDEPSFCAERFEVPYLENLRDSATRYCTEQSGSQLTCFHSKTAGSRTDTFCLGQNAIFDTASRKFMLQCELGEPSPSKSSFRAPEFNQFPSYWYETGPRVIFNDWVEMSAEALPTAAPQPRAFTILVKREMHHNFWHSLMEIFSMAMSIDVLRITSQPDSSRSGPGKRPLLSDAEMENIQVVLLDDLEDGAFIDLWPLLSSKPVVRAQDLPEDSALQNIVVPLPGGSNPFWQGDWTIHGCEDSALLRTFSRRVLSFYGLPSTKPRQDSQIMLTFINRTNKRRLVNSDEFLAELESKYPHVTVHSYDFAALTMKRQLEIVQDTDILVGVHGAGLTHGFFLHPRSAMVEILPPKLNHKGFRNVASLMNLGHYSAHADDAPRGNGNWQDEDISMDKERFMALIDAAIKSMYGKGKWDYDIV, encoded by the coding sequence ATGGGTGCGTATAAACTCGCCTCTCCGCGCCGGGCTATACTCGCCCCTGTCGCTGTTATAGTCGTCATACTGATATTTCTCACGTCCAACGCATATCGCCCATTATCCGAAGAGAATGGCGTCCCCGAGCCGGCGCCTGCGGGCATGCAGACTGAGAtaccagaagatgatgcacCGCAAAGCTTGGATTCTTTGAGCTTCCCAGCCGACTACTCCCCGGCTTCTGACGAGCCTTCCTTTTGTGCCGAACGTTTCGAAGTCCCATATCTTGAGAATCTTCGAGATTCTGCGACTCGCTATTGCACAGAACAGTCAGGTTCGCAGTTGACCTGCTTCCATAGTAAGACGGCTGGCAGCCGGACGGATACCTTCTGTCTCGGGCAGAATGCGATATTCGATACAGCCTCTCGCAAGTTCATGCTGCAGTGTGAGCTCGGCGAGCCCAGCCCCTCTAAATCGTCCTTTCGCGCCCCGGAGTTCAATCAATTCCCAAGTTACTGGTACGAAACTGGGCCGAGGGTGATTTTTAATGACTGGGTAGAGATGTCTGCGGAAGCCTTACCAACGGCGGCACCACAGCCTCGCGCCTTCACGATTCTAGTCAAACGAGAGATGCACCATAATTTCTGGCATTCGTTGATGGAAATATTCTCCATGGCAATGTCCATTGACGTATTGCGAATAACCTCTCAACCCgacagcagccgcagcggcCCAGGGAAGCGACCACTGCTTTCAGACGCAGAGATGGAAAACATACAGGTCGTTCTCTTGGACGATCTCGAGGACGGAGCTTTCATTGATCTGTGGCCTTTGCTGAGCAGCAAGCCTGTGGTCAGAGCACAAGACCTGCCGGAAGACAGTGCTTTGCAGAACATTGTGGTACCGCTGCCCGGTGGTAGCAACCCATTTTGGCAGGGCGACTGGACTATTCATGGCTGTGAAGACTCGGCTCTCCTGCGCACATTTTCGCGTCGAGTGTTGAGTTTCTACGGACTTCCTAGCACCAAACCACGCCAGGATTCCCAGATCATGTTGACGTTCATCAACCGTACCAATAAAAGGCGACTTGTGAACAGTGACGAATTTCTGGCTGAGCTCGAATCGAAATACCCCCATGTGACTGTACACAGTTACGACTTTGCTGCCCTCACGATGAAGAGGCAGCTAGAGATCGTCCAGGACACCGATATCCTGGTAGGAGTACATGGCGCTGGTCTAACCCACGGGTTCTTCCTTCACCCACGGTCAGCCATGGTTGAAATCTTGCCGCCGAAGTTGAACCACAAGGGATTCCGCAATGTTGCCTCGCTGATGAACCTCGGCCACTACAGTGCGCATGCCGACGACGCTCCTAGAGGTAACGGAAACTGGCAAGACGAGGATATCTCTATGGACAAGGAACGATTTATGGCCCTGATAGATGCGGCAATCAAATCTATGTATGGCAAGGGTAAATGGGATTACGACATTGTTTAG
- a CDS encoding uncharacterized protein (COG:S;~EggNog:ENOG410PM38;~InterPro:IPR007657;~PFAM:PF04577;~TransMembrane:1 (i12-33o);~go_function: GO:0016757 - transferase activity, transferring glycosyl groups [Evidence IEA]): protein MTTGSLLSPWQHLLRIGASVAGVFFAFVLFNAYHLHLASQHQLLPEGTINFHHQQGIPDPQSNFPVKNASPAVFNIPPAYAGVEKPPPSCDDRFGDSYLRQLRHSATEYCTPESQSGLTCFHSKTAAGRTDSFCLARGAHFNQVDRKFTLGCSLRDLGGLVVPRYDELTNYWYDTGPGIVLQETVVIDEGNSSLRVPDTVPNYTLLAKREGSENIWHSLMEIFSMTLTLDVLRMAQHPDKPTPLFTHADIANTQVLLLDEMADGPYLDLWSLFAPKPLLRINNRTLPRLTTSFENLIVPLSGGGNPLWQGDWEIHTCVESSLLRTFSRRVLNHYHLDSDAQRNQPADITVTFINRTTTRHLVNAAEYLTHLESKLPHTRVKSVDFASIPFAEQLAVAQQTDVLVGVHGAGLTHGIFLPPHSAVVEILPPGLNHKGFRNVAALLGHSYFSAYATESIRPARSSEDEVLGTQEERDWHREDVFIEQDVFMDLMDLAVKAIYNRGSRIYDV, encoded by the coding sequence ATGACCACTGGTAGTCTCCTTAGCCCGTGGCAGCATCTGCTCAGGATCGGTGCTTCTGTGGCTGGCGTCTTTTTCGCTTTCGTTTTGTTCAATGCTTACCATCTTCACCTTGCTTCTCAGCACCAGTTGCTCCCGGAGGGCACTATCAATTTCCATCATCAGCAGGGAATTCCGGACCCCCAATCAAATTTCCCTGTGAAGAATGCCTCGCCGGCTGTTTTCAATATCCCACCGGCCTACGCAGGGGTTGAGAAACCTCCGCCATCCTGCGATGACCGGTTCGGTGACTCGTATCTTCGACAACTTCGCCACTCTGCCACAGAGTACTGTACTCCAGAGTCTCAGAGCGGATTGACTTGCTTTCATAGCAAAACCGCCGCGGGTCGCACCGACTCGTTCTGTCTCGCTCGAGGAGCCCATTTCAACCAAGTTGACAGGAAATTCACACTGGGCTGCAGCCTACGGGATCTTGGTGGACTGGTCGTCCCCAGATACGACGAGCTCACCAATTACTGGTATGACACAGGGCCTGGAATCGTCCTGCAGGAAACAGTTGTGATCGACGAAGGCAACTCGTCGCTCAGAGTACCTGATACTGTGCCAAACTATACCCTGCTTGCCAAGCGCGAAGGCTCTGAAAATATATGGCATTCTTTAATGGAGATATTCTCCATGACCTTAACATTGGATGTCCTCCGGATGGCGCAGCACCCAGATAAACCAACGCCTTTGTTCACTCACGCAGATATTGCAAATACTCAAGTCCTCCTGCTTGACGAAATGGCCGACGGGCCCTATCTGGATCTCTGGTCCCTATTTGCCCCCAaacccctcctccgcatcaacaaccgcaCACTCCCACGGCTGACTACCTCCTTCGAGAACCTAATCGTGCCCCTCAGCGGTGGCGGAAACCCACTCTGGCAGGGTGACTGGGAAATCCACACCTGCGTCGAGTCCTCACTCCTCCGCACCTTCTCCCGCCGCGTCCTCAACCACTATCATCTCGACTCAGATGCCCAGCGCAACCAACCAGCAGATATAACCGTGACGTTCATCAACAGGACAACCACGCGCCATCTCGTCAACGCGGCGGAATACCTCACCCACCTCGAATCCAAACTCCCCCATACCAGGGTCAAATCAGTAGACTTCGCGTCCATTCCATTTGCCGAGCAACTTGCCGTAGCCCAGCAAACAGACGTGCTCGTTGGCGTTCACGGTGCGGGCCTCACACACGGGATATTCCTCCCCCCTCATTCAGCAGTGGTTGAGATCCTGCCCCCGGGCCTAAATCATAAAGGGTTCCGGAATGTCGCGGCGCTGCTTGGTCATTCTTATTTCAGTGCGTATGCGACGGAGTCTATACGACCGGCCCGCTCGTCCGAGGATGAGGTGCTAGGTACGCAGGAGGAGCGTGACTGGCATAGAGAAGATGTCTTCATTGAGCAGGATGTATTTATGGATTTGATGGATTTGGCTGTAAAGGCTATTTATAATAGGGGCTCTCGGATCTATGATGTATAG
- a CDS encoding uncharacterized protein (COG:Q;~EggNog:ENOG410PW05;~InterPro:IPR001128,IPR002397,IPR017972,IPR036396;~go_function: GO:0005506 - iron ion binding [Evidence IEA];~go_function: GO:0016705 - oxidoreductase activity, acting on paired donors, with incorporation or reduction of molecular oxygen [Evidence IEA];~go_function: GO:0020037 - heme binding [Evidence IEA];~go_process: GO:0055114 - oxidation-reduction process [Evidence IEA]), which translates to MSTETHLEPQGNDFTLIKDNTPSKIYAQFASLRSQCPVAHTTENGGFYLLTRYEDVKTAASDTETFISSVKAVIPSDPRGIRRPPLNTDPPAHTPYRTALDRTLRPKRLKRLEPVLKEHAEREFAKLVARGGGDICGEFSAMFAAWVETAWLNLEDETAPLLAGTAAAWVNAWRRQDPKETSAQSEKLYGIARRLFADRRVHPRDPEQDPASSLLLEKDGSGMALDDELLIGALRQSLVVGMVAPPLLFGAICNHLSKDKALQAELRGNPSLIPAAVEEFVRLYVPYRGFCRTPSRDIQLHGRTIPAKTPITMTYAAANRDPEAFTDPDEFILNRPNITSHLGFGRGRHRCAGMPLARMALQIGLAVILRNSADFEVNGPLEYAGMPEMGITSCPLRIVPRDEIPR; encoded by the exons ATGTCAACAGAAACCCATCTCGAACCGCAAGGCAACGACTTCACTCTAATAAAAGACAACACCCCATCCAAGATCTACGCGCAATTCGCGTCCCTACGATCCCAATGCCCCGTCGCACACACAACCGAGAACGGCGGCTTCTACCTCCTCACCCGCTACGAGGACGTCAAAACCGCAGCATCAGATACAGAGACATTCATCTCCTCCGTCAAGGCCGTCATCCCCAGTGATCCCCGCGGTATTCGACGGCCACCGCTTAACACCGATCCGCCGGCGCACACGCCATACCGAACTGCATTAGATCGCACGCTGCGCCCGAAACGGCTGAAACGGCTTGAGCCGGTCTTGAAAGAGCATGCGGAGCGCGAGTTTGCCAAACTCGTGGCAAGGGGCGGCGGGGATATCTGCGGGGAGTTCAGCGCAATGTTTGCCGCGTGGGTTGAGACCGCGTGGCTGAATCTGGAAGATGAGACGGCGCCTCTACTAGCGGGCACTGCGGCGGCTTGGGTGAATGCGTGGCGACGACAGGATCCGAAGGAGACCTCTGCGCAGTCGGAGAAGTTGTATGGCATTGCGCGGAGGCTGTTCGCTGATAGACGGGTTCATCCGAGGGATCCGGAGCAGGATCCGGCGAGTTCGTTGTTGTTGGAAAAGGATGGCTCTGGGATGGCgttggatgatgagctttTGAT TGGTGCATTGCGGCAATCACTCGTCGTCGGGATGGTTgcgcctcctcttctctttgggGCTATATGCAACCATCTCTCAAAGGATAAGGCCTTACAGGCTGAGTTACGAGGAAATCCATCCCTCATCCCCGCTGCAGTGGAAGAGTTCGTTCGGCTCTACGTACCATATCGCGGCTTCTGTCGGACGCCATCCAGGGATATACAGCTCCACGGGCGAACGATCCCGGCGAAAACACCAATAACAATGACATATGCGGCGGCCAATCGGGATCCTGAGGCCTTTACTGACCCTGATGAATTTATTCTCAATCGGCCGAATATTACCTCCCATTTAGGCTTTGGGCGGGGAAGGCATCGATGTGCTGGGATGCCGCTGGCACGGAT GGCACTGCAAATTGGTCTTGCTGTGATTTTGCGGAATTCGGCGGACTTTGAAGTAAATGGACCGCTTGAGTATGCTGGGATGCCGGAGATGGGGATTACCAGTTGTCCGCTGCGTATTGTTCCGAGGGATGAAATTCCCAGGTGA